A DNA window from Patescibacteria group bacterium contains the following coding sequences:
- a CDS encoding MarR family transcriptional regulator has protein sequence MFNRKKTIEEILETFHLIKRKSMNMVNFAKTADLNIMGSQWLVLHLVQKNDGIGVKEIAEEMHISSPAATQLVDALVTRGFLIRETSPTDRRAIKLKLSAQMRDKFADMKKAGMAHAGTLFESLDDDELATFMSLCKKLVSDKIDINIESENK, from the coding sequence ATGTTTAACCGCAAAAAAACAATTGAAGAGATTCTGGAGACCTTTCATCTGATCAAACGCAAAAGTATGAACATGGTCAATTTTGCCAAAACCGCCGACTTGAATATCATGGGCTCGCAGTGGCTCGTCCTCCACCTAGTGCAAAAAAACGACGGCATCGGGGTCAAGGAAATCGCCGAAGAAATGCACATCTCTAGCCCGGCCGCGACTCAGCTTGTCGACGCTCTTGTGACTCGCGGTTTTCTAATTCGTGAAACTTCCCCTACAGACCGTAGGGCGATAAAATTAAAATTATCCGCCCAGATGAGAGATAAGTTTGCAGATATGAAAAAAGCTGGGATGGCGCATGCTGGCACACTGTTTGAATCGCTAGATGACGACGAATTAGCAACCTTTATGTCCCTCTGCAAAAAACTAGTAAGCGATAAAATAGACATAAATATAGAAAGTGAGAACAAATAA
- a CDS encoding ABC transporter ATP-binding protein, which produces MLKILKYLKPYTWSLILLVILIYVQVQTNLKLPDYMAQIINKGIVVENNSLIWSTGTKMLLVSLLGGACMIVVSYIASRVASGFSANLRQRLFTKVESFSLVEFNKFSTASLMTRTTNDITQIQTVLIMVLRMVLMAPIMGIGAIIKAYQMAPSMTWIIALAVGVLTLLIGTLFVIALPKFKILQKMVDKVNLVMREILTGLRVIRAFNTEKIEENKFDKANQDLTGLNLFVNRLMVIMQPMLMLIMNFAALLTIWVGAHLINSGSLAIGDMMAFMQYSMQVIMAFLFLTMVFIMVPRAAVSAERIAEVLDTEVLIKDPENPTKLPAVGQGLIEFKDVYFGYPGADIPALEGISFKAKPGEITAFVGSTGSGKSTLINLIPRFYDVTNGQILVDGVDVREIKLESLWSKIGYVPQKGTLFSGTVESNIKYGAPDADENEVKKAAKIAQATEFIDTLPEKLASAISQGGTNVSGGQKQRLSIARALVRKPEIYIFDDSFSALDFKTDAALRNALMTETKKKTVLIVAQRISTVINADHIVVLDEGKVVGQGRHHDLMKDCPVYSEIALSQLSESELDRSDNSSGKKDVKTPLKLSRKEAL; this is translated from the coding sequence ATGTTAAAAATATTAAAATACTTAAAACCTTATACCTGGTCGCTGATTTTGTTGGTGATTTTAATTTACGTTCAGGTCCAAACAAATCTGAAGCTACCAGATTATATGGCCCAGATTATCAACAAGGGCATTGTGGTCGAAAATAATTCTCTGATCTGGAGCACAGGAACAAAAATGCTCCTAGTTTCTCTCCTGGGTGGCGCCTGTATGATTGTCGTAAGTTATATTGCCTCTCGCGTCGCCTCCGGATTTTCTGCCAATTTGCGACAACGATTGTTTACCAAAGTCGAAAGTTTCTCACTTGTCGAATTTAACAAATTTTCGACTGCGTCCTTGATGACAAGAACTACCAACGATATAACTCAAATTCAGACGGTACTCATCATGGTCTTACGGATGGTCCTGATGGCACCGATCATGGGAATCGGCGCGATTATCAAAGCTTACCAGATGGCGCCATCGATGACTTGGATTATCGCGCTGGCCGTCGGTGTTTTAACGCTATTGATTGGCACCCTCTTCGTCATTGCCCTGCCTAAATTCAAAATCTTGCAAAAAATGGTTGATAAAGTGAATTTGGTAATGCGAGAGATCCTAACAGGTCTCAGGGTTATTAGAGCCTTCAATACCGAAAAAATCGAGGAAAATAAATTTGATAAAGCCAACCAAGATTTGACTGGCTTGAATCTTTTCGTGAATCGATTGATGGTGATCATGCAACCGATGTTGATGTTGATAATGAATTTCGCCGCACTATTGACGATCTGGGTTGGTGCTCATTTGATAAATTCTGGCAGTTTGGCGATCGGAGATATGATGGCCTTCATGCAATATTCGATGCAAGTCATAATGGCTTTCCTCTTCCTGACAATGGTCTTCATCATGGTGCCACGAGCAGCCGTATCAGCAGAACGTATCGCTGAAGTTTTGGATACTGAGGTGCTGATCAAAGATCCAGAAAATCCAACGAAATTGCCAGCCGTCGGGCAAGGATTGATCGAATTCAAAGACGTGTATTTTGGCTATCCAGGAGCCGATATTCCAGCCCTAGAGGGCATCAGTTTCAAGGCCAAGCCAGGCGAGATTACCGCTTTTGTCGGATCCACTGGTAGCGGCAAATCAACGCTAATCAATCTAATCCCCCGCTTTTATGATGTCACGAACGGACAAATTCTGGTGGATGGCGTCGACGTTCGTGAAATCAAGCTGGAATCTCTCTGGAGCAAAATCGGCTATGTCCCGCAAAAAGGCACACTCTTTTCCGGCACGGTCGAGAGCAATATTAAGTATGGCGCGCCTGATGCAGATGAAAATGAAGTCAAAAAAGCGGCCAAGATAGCTCAGGCAACTGAATTTATCGACACTCTTCCCGAAAAATTGGCCTCGGCTATCTCCCAAGGCGGCACCAATGTTTCGGGCGGCCAGAAACAACGACTTTCGATTGCTCGAGCCCTAGTGCGCAAGCCGGAGATCTATATCTTTGACGATTCTTTCTCGGCCCTAGACTTCAAAACTGATGCCGCTCTCCGAAATGCTCTCATGACTGAAACCAAGAAGAAAACTGTATTGATCGTAGCCCAGCGAATTTCAACCGTTATTAACGCTGACCATATCGTGGTCCTAGACGAGGGCAAAGTTGTCGGACAAGGTCGTCATCACGATTTGATGAAAGACTGCCCCGTCTATAGCGAAATAGCGCTCTCCCAGCTTTCTGAATCTGAGCTAGACCGAAGCGATAATTCATCTGGGAAAAAGGATGTTAAAACACCCCTTAAATTATCCAGAAAGGAGGCGTTATGA
- a CDS encoding ABC transporter ATP-binding protein, whose amino-acid sequence MSEQNNQQTPPKGPMPGGRNAMGGPGMMGGATEKAKNFKKTMANLIKYLKPFWISIIIVFVFAIASTLFAVFSPKILGGVTNTIVDGFINRTVYDQVVTQLPKGMTIPTGTSGAEILKKMPPQQLAQIPADRLDKIRALDLSSRPGIDFHKIMTTAILLIILYVLSAFFSYLQGWIMTNISQKITYNFRRDISMKVGRMPLRYFDTKTHGETLSRVTNDVDTVGMTLNQSLTQIITSVTMIIGFLVMMFTISWQMTLVALIILPISMGIIGIIVGRSQKFFKNQQVSLGQLNGHIEEMYGGHNVMKVFNGEARSIAKFNQINDRLYNSSWKSQFLSGLMWPIMGFIGNVGYVGVAVVGGVLAIRGRVNIGDIQAFIQYMNQFNQPILQTANVASVMQSTAAAAERVFEFLDEEEETAEAPEPIVLEKVSGNVTFDNVVFGYEPDKTIIKKFNAEIHTGQRVAIVGPTGAGKTTMVNLLMRFYDVNSGAIKIDGVDIREMRRADLRKMFGMVLQDTWLFNGTIRDNIAYGKIGATEAEITKAAKDAHVDHFVHSLPHGYDAELNEEADNVSEGEKQLLTIARAMLANPPMLILDEATSSVDTRTEVLIQKAMDNLMKGKTSFVIAHRLSTIRDADLILVMKDGNIIEQGKHVELLKANGFYAELYNSQFTAPVVNI is encoded by the coding sequence ATGAGCGAACAAAATAACCAACAAACTCCTCCGAAAGGTCCTATGCCAGGCGGACGCAACGCCATGGGCGGACCAGGCATGATGGGCGGCGCTACCGAAAAAGCCAAAAACTTCAAAAAAACGATGGCCAATTTGATTAAATATCTAAAGCCATTTTGGATCTCGATAATTATCGTGTTCGTGTTTGCAATTGCCAGTACACTTTTCGCGGTTTTCTCGCCCAAAATACTCGGAGGCGTGACCAACACAATTGTCGACGGATTTATCAACCGCACTGTTTACGATCAAGTCGTAACGCAATTGCCAAAAGGGATGACAATTCCCACTGGAACCTCTGGCGCAGAAATACTCAAGAAAATGCCGCCACAGCAGTTAGCCCAAATCCCCGCAGACAGGCTGGACAAGATACGCGCCCTTGACCTCTCAAGCCGCCCTGGCATAGATTTTCACAAGATAATGACAACAGCTATTCTATTGATCATTCTATATGTCCTCTCCGCCTTCTTCAGTTACCTCCAGGGTTGGATCATGACCAATATTTCCCAAAAGATTACCTACAATTTCAGACGTGATATTTCGATGAAAGTCGGAAGAATGCCTCTGCGATATTTTGACACCAAAACCCACGGAGAAACGCTATCCCGAGTGACCAATGATGTCGATACCGTTGGTATGACACTCAATCAGTCGCTCACTCAGATTATCACCTCCGTCACTATGATCATCGGTTTCTTGGTCATGATGTTTACGATTAGTTGGCAGATGACCCTGGTAGCGTTGATAATCCTGCCTATCTCGATGGGAATAATTGGCATAATTGTTGGCCGCTCTCAGAAATTTTTCAAAAACCAACAGGTTTCTCTGGGCCAGCTCAACGGCCATATCGAAGAAATGTATGGCGGCCATAACGTGATGAAGGTCTTCAATGGTGAAGCTCGCTCAATTGCCAAATTCAATCAAATCAACGACCGACTCTATAACAGTTCATGGAAATCTCAGTTCCTCTCTGGCTTAATGTGGCCCATTATGGGCTTCATCGGCAACGTCGGATATGTCGGCGTAGCAGTAGTCGGTGGCGTCTTGGCTATTCGCGGAAGAGTCAATATTGGCGACATCCAGGCTTTCATACAATATATGAATCAATTCAATCAACCGATTTTACAAACAGCCAATGTCGCTAGTGTGATGCAATCAACAGCGGCGGCGGCCGAACGTGTTTTTGAATTTTTAGATGAAGAAGAGGAAACAGCCGAAGCGCCAGAGCCAATTGTTCTGGAGAAAGTCTCCGGGAACGTCACGTTTGATAATGTTGTCTTTGGCTACGAGCCAGATAAAACTATTATCAAAAAATTCAACGCCGAAATTCACACTGGGCAGAGGGTCGCGATCGTCGGGCCGACGGGGGCTGGTAAAACCACAATGGTAAACCTGCTAATGAGATTTTATGATGTAAACAGTGGCGCAATCAAAATAGATGGCGTCGATATCCGCGAAATGAGACGAGCCGACCTGCGCAAAATGTTTGGCATGGTTCTCCAAGACACCTGGCTATTTAACGGGACTATTCGCGACAATATCGCTTATGGGAAAATAGGCGCGACTGAAGCAGAGATCACCAAAGCGGCCAAGGACGCGCATGTTGATCACTTCGTCCACTCTCTCCCCCACGGCTACGATGCGGAATTGAATGAGGAAGCTGACAATGTTTCGGAGGGAGAAAAACAGTTGCTAACGATTGCCCGCGCCATGCTGGCCAACCCGCCGATGCTGATTTTGGACGAGGCTACAAGTTCAGTTGATACTCGAACTGAGGTATTGATTCAAAAAGCGATGGACAATTTGATGAAGGGGAAAACCAGTTTCGTCATCGCCCACCGGCTTTCGACGATTCGCGACGCAGATTTGATCCTGGTCATGAAGGACGGGAATATCATCGAACAGGGCAAACATGTTGAACTGCTGAAAGCAAACGGTTTCTACGCCGAGCTTTACAACAGTCAGTTCACCGCACCAGTCGTCAATATTTAG
- a CDS encoding RNA-binding protein, translating to MESEKNKLFVGNLSFDIDQEQLASLFAEIDGVEVVEATIIMDRETNRPRGFGFVKVATDEMAEKAVAALDGKEVAGRKIVVNIAKPREERPRTGGQGGYSRDRRY from the coding sequence ATGGAAAGCGAAAAGAACAAACTGTTCGTCGGCAACCTTTCTTTCGACATCGACCAAGAACAACTTGCGTCTTTGTTTGCAGAGATTGACGGTGTCGAAGTAGTAGAGGCGACTATTATCATGGATCGTGAGACCAACAGACCTCGTGGTTTTGGTTTCGTTAAGGTTGCAACTGATGAAATGGCCGAGAAAGCAGTAGCTGCTCTCGACGGTAAAGAAGTTGCTGGCCGCAAGATTGTCGTCAATATTGCCAAGCCACGTGAAGAGAGACCAAGAACTGGTGGCCAGGGTGGTTACTCTAGAGATCGCAGATACTAA
- a CDS encoding VIT1/CCC1 transporter family protein translates to MDHSSKIGFSFGATSGIITTLGLIVGLTASDATRAVVIGGVLTIAFADAFSDALGIHISEESEETHTKKEIWTATLSTYFSKLVIALSFLIPLAFFSSTVALIICIAWGTLLLGLLNYIIAPKDKKWETISEHLLIGMVVIVIGFVIGQFIKTSF, encoded by the coding sequence ATGGATCACTCATCAAAAATCGGTTTCAGCTTCGGTGCTACTTCTGGCATTATTACAACGCTCGGATTGATAGTGGGCTTGACTGCAAGCGATGCCACTAGGGCGGTCGTAATCGGCGGCGTTTTGACTATTGCATTCGCCGATGCTTTTTCGGACGCTTTGGGGATTCATATTTCTGAAGAATCTGAGGAAACTCACACCAAGAAGGAAATTTGGACAGCCACCCTAAGCACTTATTTCTCAAAGTTAGTGATCGCTCTCTCATTCCTAATCCCTCTGGCCTTTTTCTCCTCCACGGTTGCCCTCATCATCTGTATTGCTTGGGGCACATTACTGCTTGGTCTATTGAACTACATCATTGCGCCAAAAGATAAAAAATGGGAAACGATTTCTGAGCATCTCCTGATCGGTATGGTGGTGATCGTGATTGGATTCGTTATCGGTCAATTCATCAAAACATCGTTCTAA
- a CDS encoding ATP-binding cassette domain-containing protein: MTKPVIKISGLEKTFFVGDQYIEALKGVETDIMPGEFVVIYGPSGCGKTTLLSLMGGLDKPTAGQVWVHDQNIYTLSEAELAEYRRTKIGMVFQQFNLIPTLSAIDNIAMPLILSGVDRKKAYVRASELLSVVELSDRANHKPVELSGGQQQRIAIARALVANPWILLVDEPTGNLDEPTGLEIMRMIKTISTKWGRTVVLVTHNPDFLHYGDKILHMKDGKIVKSEATRSVLAPDNLEDDGLKYFVPKKRGSLRFLEILRISRLHFISKKMRTLLTALGVALGVGSIVTLVSLGMGLQNITSNQLASLDSLVTINVNVDKNSTKHLDQTALLELKNVQNVTLVSPSITSTARIAIDSSAQQVIAYGLEASALSFEGVYAVAGEGFDENDEIVISKAALKNFDIKEPTSALNKTVDLTFLVVPKDTNDLTSIHETTSKKKIVGVSNDELVAAIFLPIDELAKINETTIYSSLKAKVSDRKHVEAARDAIDDLGYQTTSVVDLIKKVDKIFFITEIILGIIGGVALMVALIGIINIMTISLLERTHEVGTMKAIGATNRDIKKIFEYEVLLFGLTGSIAGVVGAWIFGESINALINYLMQVSSIDGSLNIFATPMLFALEMIVVTTLVSLLAGVYPARRASKLSPMEALRYE; encoded by the coding sequence ATGACTAAACCAGTGATCAAAATTTCCGGTCTCGAGAAGACTTTTTTTGTAGGAGATCAATATATTGAAGCCTTGAAGGGTGTTGAGACTGATATCATGCCGGGAGAGTTTGTTGTCATTTACGGTCCGTCTGGTTGCGGCAAGACGACCCTGCTTAGCTTGATGGGAGGACTGGACAAGCCGACCGCCGGCCAAGTTTGGGTGCATGACCAAAACATCTACACACTTTCCGAGGCAGAACTCGCGGAATATCGTCGGACCAAAATCGGGATGGTTTTCCAGCAATTTAATTTAATTCCTACTCTTTCTGCCATTGATAATATCGCAATGCCTCTGATTCTCTCTGGAGTTGACCGCAAAAAAGCTTATGTACGGGCGAGCGAATTGCTCTCTGTGGTGGAATTGAGCGACCGCGCGAATCACAAGCCCGTGGAACTCTCTGGGGGACAGCAACAAAGGATCGCCATCGCTAGAGCACTGGTCGCCAATCCTTGGATTTTGCTAGTGGACGAGCCAACCGGCAATTTGGACGAGCCGACGGGGCTTGAAATCATGAGAATGATCAAAACCATCAGCACGAAGTGGGGCAGGACGGTCGTTTTAGTTACTCACAATCCGGATTTTCTTCACTACGGTGACAAAATTTTGCATATGAAGGATGGCAAGATTGTCAAAAGCGAAGCGACCCGAAGCGTGCTTGCACCCGATAATCTAGAAGATGATGGCTTGAAATATTTTGTGCCAAAGAAGAGGGGCTCTCTTCGTTTTCTGGAAATATTGCGGATTTCCCGACTTCATTTCATAAGCAAAAAGATGCGGACACTTCTGACGGCCTTGGGCGTAGCTTTGGGGGTTGGGTCTATCGTCACCCTCGTTTCTTTGGGGATGGGTTTGCAAAATATTACCTCAAATCAGCTTGCCTCTCTTGATTCTCTCGTTACGATAAATGTAAATGTCGACAAAAATTCGACTAAACATCTGGATCAGACCGCCCTCCTCGAGCTCAAAAACGTGCAAAACGTGACCCTAGTCAGTCCTTCGATCACTTCGACTGCCAGAATCGCCATTGATAGCAGCGCTCAGCAGGTCATCGCCTATGGTCTCGAGGCGTCAGCCCTCTCCTTTGAAGGAGTGTACGCCGTGGCAGGCGAAGGTTTTGATGAAAATGACGAGATAGTGATATCCAAAGCAGCACTCAAAAATTTTGATATCAAGGAGCCGACATCAGCTTTGAACAAGACGGTGGACCTTACGTTTTTGGTCGTGCCGAAGGATACAAATGATTTGACCAGCATTCACGAAACTACCTCAAAAAAGAAAATCGTCGGGGTTTCCAATGATGAACTTGTCGCGGCGATATTCCTACCTATCGACGAATTGGCCAAGATCAATGAGACCACGATATATAGCTCTCTCAAGGCGAAAGTGAGCGATCGGAAGCATGTGGAGGCCGCCAGGGATGCTATCGACGACCTTGGCTATCAGACCACCTCTGTCGTTGATCTAATCAAGAAAGTCGACAAGATCTTTTTTATCACAGAAATAATCTTAGGTATTATCGGCGGTGTGGCTCTGATGGTTGCCTTGATTGGAATTATCAATATCATGACCATTTCGTTGCTTGAGAGGACACACGAGGTCGGTACGATGAAGGCGATCGGTGCCACGAACCGAGACATCAAAAAGATTTTTGAGTATGAAGTTTTACTTTTCGGTCTGACTGGTTCTATCGCTGGCGTTGTTGGCGCTTGGATTTTTGGGGAATCGATCAATGCTCTGATCAATTATTTAATGCAGGTTAGCTCAATTGATGGCAGTCTCAATATATTCGCTACCCCAATGCTCTTTGCCTTAGAAATGATTGTGGTCACAACATTAGTCTCATTATTGGCTGGTGTGTATCCGGCTAGACGAGCGAGCAAGCTTTCGCCGATGGAAGCTTTGAGGTATGAATAG